Proteins found in one Deinococcus sp. YIM 134068 genomic segment:
- a CDS encoding Nudix hydrolase — protein sequence MQYDETFHIPVTHRAAGVVILNNRDEVLLVREGKPGSAGLWHIPSGSVEEGENPQDAAVRETREETGLTVRPVRLLDVLLGRFPDGVLVQRFAWLAEVVGNADAPAPLAEFAGEVREAHYFTRAEFDALYERGEVRMYHTKLFVEAAYREPEPPASALLAAGSWRLAASLTRTPVPEAPPRPRASRESR from the coding sequence GTGCAGTACGACGAGACGTTCCACATCCCCGTGACCCACCGTGCGGCGGGCGTGGTCATCCTAAACAACCGAGATGAGGTGCTGCTCGTGCGGGAGGGCAAGCCGGGTAGCGCGGGCCTGTGGCACATCCCCTCCGGCAGCGTGGAGGAGGGCGAGAACCCGCAGGATGCCGCCGTCCGCGAGACGCGCGAGGAGACGGGCCTCACCGTCCGCCCCGTGAGGTTGCTCGACGTGCTGCTGGGCCGCTTCCCGGACGGCGTGCTCGTCCAGCGGTTCGCGTGGCTGGCGGAGGTGGTGGGCAATGCGGACGCCCCCGCTCCTCTGGCCGAGTTTGCGGGCGAGGTCCGGGAGGCCCATTATTTCACCCGCGCCGAGTTTGACGCCCTGTACGAGCGCGGCGAGGTCCGCATGTACCACACGAAATTGTTCGTGGAGGCGGCCTACCGGGAGCCTGAGCCGCCCGCCTCTGCTTTGCTGGCCGCTGGAAGCTGGCGGCTGGCCGCTTCCCTTACTCGTACCCCAGTTCCCGAAGCGCCTCCTCGTCCTCGCGCCAGCCGGGAATCACGATGA
- a CDS encoding nucleotide pyrophosphohydrolase, with amino-acid sequence MSLTFEEAGARVDAYISQFEEGYFPPLLLLARLTEEVGEIARVLAHENGKTPKPGEDVGDLEMELADLLFVMVCLANRRGLSLERGFTRMMEKIETRDAERWTRKETRE; translated from the coding sequence ATGAGCCTGACGTTTGAGGAGGCGGGCGCGCGGGTGGACGCCTACATCTCGCAGTTCGAGGAGGGGTACTTCCCGCCCCTGCTGCTGCTCGCGCGGCTGACGGAGGAGGTGGGTGAGATCGCCCGCGTACTGGCGCACGAGAACGGCAAGACGCCCAAGCCGGGCGAGGACGTGGGCGACCTGGAGATGGAACTCGCCGACCTGCTGTTCGTGATGGTCTGCCTCGCCAACCGCCGGGGCCTGAGCCTGGAGCGCGGCTTCACCCGCATGATGGAGAAGATCGAGACCCGCGACGCCGAACGCTGGACGAGGAAGGAGACCAGAGAATGA
- a CDS encoding DUF4384 domain-containing protein, with amino-acid sequence MRTALLLGTLAVGLTSCTLTSRSNVGSAGGNLIVDVQPDRGEGSNYLVGESVRIGVTTRAAGYVTLVALQPNGYASTITRNVYVNPGTTVFPRPQDGETYTVAPPRGLQRVRVLFTRVRPAAAPVFGGVYTGDRWNTSTNDYLRPYAPADRDIQETYFYIR; translated from the coding sequence ATGCGTACAGCCCTTTTGCTCGGCACGCTGGCCGTGGGCCTGACCTCCTGCACCCTCACCTCCCGGTCGAACGTCGGCTCGGCGGGCGGCAACCTCATCGTGGACGTTCAGCCCGACCGGGGCGAGGGCAGCAACTACCTCGTGGGCGAGTCGGTGCGGATCGGCGTGACCACGCGGGCCGCCGGGTACGTGACGCTGGTGGCCCTCCAGCCCAACGGGTACGCGAGCACCATCACCCGCAACGTGTACGTGAACCCCGGCACCACCGTCTTCCCCCGCCCGCAGGACGGCGAGACGTACACTGTGGCCCCGCCGCGCGGCCTCCAGCGCGTCCGGGTGCTGTTCACGCGCGTGCGGCCCGCCGCTGCCCCCGTCTTCGGCGGCGTGTATACGGGCGACCGCTGGAACACCTCCACGAACGACTACCTGCGGCCCTATGCGCCCGCCGACCGGGACATTCAGGAGACGTACTTCTACATCCGGTAA
- a CDS encoding YfiT family bacillithiol transferase, translating into MTTPDPRSPLGPMPQPLTLTAGERAEALAAIRALPAELRATVAGLTDAQLDTSYREGGWTVRQVVHHVADSHMNAVTRLKLALTEDRPTVKPYEEGLWAELADVRLPVEVSLSVLDGLHARWVAVMESLTAEEWAREWMHPAQGRTYTVDTLGGMYAWHGRHHVAHISGLRERRGW; encoded by the coding sequence ATGACGACGCCCGACCCCCGCTCTCCCCTCGGCCCGATGCCCCAGCCGCTCACGCTCACGGCGGGGGAGCGGGCCGAGGCGCTGGCAGCCATCCGCGCCCTGCCTGCCGAGCTTCGAGCCACCGTCGCCGGGCTGACCGACGCGCAACTGGACACCTCCTACCGTGAAGGCGGCTGGACCGTGCGGCAGGTCGTCCACCACGTCGCCGACAGCCACATGAACGCCGTCACGCGGCTCAAGCTCGCGCTCACCGAGGACCGCCCGACCGTCAAGCCCTACGAGGAGGGGTTGTGGGCCGAACTCGCCGACGTGCGCCTGCCCGTGGAAGTCAGCCTCAGCGTGCTGGACGGCCTGCACGCCCGCTGGGTCGCCGTGATGGAGAGCCTGACGGCGGAGGAATGGGCGCGTGAGTGGATGCATCCGGCACAGGGTCGAACCTATACCGTGGACACCCTCGGCGGGATGTACGCGTGGCACGGGCGGCATCACGTCGCGCACATTTCGGGTCTGCGGGAACGGCGCGGTTGGTAG
- a CDS encoding transglutaminase family protein, giving the protein MRCEIRHTTEYRYPKSAWDSFNEVRLHPSREARQSVRSFHLHVEPEAEITSHKDYFGAIVHHVHVHEPHLTLKIEAQAIVDTHPVPDPPPISFAELRAIRGPHGEFLFASPRVPAGDWPGVFGVRRPTPGDDLPTFLMDLTTYLRRRFTYDTRATSVGTPLAEFATHGRGVCQDFTHAMLGVVRTLGVPARYVSGYLYSGGEMRGAEATHAWVECLLPGYGWLGYDPTNDCLARERHVKIGHGREYSDVSPVRGTYYGGGRGELDVEVRVYGEQ; this is encoded by the coding sequence ATGCGCTGTGAGATTCGCCATACCACCGAGTACCGCTATCCCAAGTCCGCCTGGGATTCCTTCAACGAGGTGCGGCTGCACCCCTCGCGGGAGGCCCGCCAGAGCGTGCGCTCCTTCCACCTCCACGTCGAGCCGGAGGCGGAGATCACCTCGCACAAGGACTACTTCGGGGCCATCGTCCACCACGTCCACGTCCACGAGCCGCACCTGACCCTCAAGATCGAGGCGCAGGCCATCGTGGACACGCACCCCGTTCCCGACCCCCCGCCCATCTCCTTCGCCGAGTTGCGCGCGATTCGCGGCCCGCACGGCGAGTTCCTGTTCGCCAGCCCGCGCGTGCCCGCCGGGGACTGGCCGGGCGTCTTCGGGGTGCGGCGACCCACGCCCGGCGACGACCTGCCGACCTTCCTGATGGACCTCACGACGTACCTGCGCCGCCGTTTCACCTACGACACGCGGGCGACCTCGGTGGGCACGCCGCTGGCCGAGTTCGCCACGCACGGACGCGGGGTGTGCCAGGACTTCACCCACGCGATGCTCGGCGTGGTGCGGACGCTGGGCGTCCCGGCCCGCTACGTCAGCGGCTATCTCTACTCCGGCGGCGAGATGCGCGGGGCGGAGGCCACCCACGCCTGGGTCGAGTGCCTGCTTCCCGGCTATGGCTGGCTGGGCTACGACCCCACCAACGACTGCCTCGCCCGCGAGCGCCACGTCAAGATCGGCCACGGGCGCGAGTACAGCGACGTGTCCCCCGTGCGCGGCACGTATTACGGCGGCGGGCGCGGCGAGCTGGATGTGGAGGTGCGGGTGTACGGCGAGCAGTAG
- a CDS encoding YIP1 family protein — protein sequence MTTPPSPIQARLADMFSQSAAVLTRPAPQTFELFERRGGISQALTYVLLAALVSAVIAAIFAPFHEGTTVLGQLITRLILIPLQFMIFTGAVYLIGKYLFRGTGTYPEVAYSFALFFVPLSIIGSLLGIIPILGWIVGVLISAVMIFFGYLAVGSSMNLRDGVGAAVTLILAGVAHWAVGLLLPF from the coding sequence ATGACCACGCCTCCCTCCCCCATACAGGCCCGCCTCGCCGATATGTTCTCGCAGAGCGCCGCCGTGCTGACGCGCCCGGCCCCCCAGACCTTCGAGCTGTTCGAGCGGCGCGGCGGCATCTCGCAGGCGCTGACCTACGTGCTGCTCGCCGCGCTCGTCTCCGCCGTGATCGCCGCCATCTTCGCGCCCTTCCACGAGGGGACGACGGTTCTCGGCCAGCTCATCACCCGATTGATCCTGATTCCTCTCCAGTTCATGATCTTCACCGGGGCGGTGTACCTGATCGGCAAGTACCTCTTCCGGGGCACGGGGACCTATCCGGAGGTGGCCTACTCCTTCGCCCTCTTCTTCGTGCCCCTGAGCATCATCGGCTCTCTGCTGGGCATCATCCCCATCCTGGGGTGGATCGTGGGCGTGCTGATCTCGGCGGTGATGATCTTCTTCGGCTACCTCGCGGTCGGGTCGAGCATGAACCTGCGCGACGGGGTGGGGGCGGCGGTCACGCTCATCCTGGCGGGTGTGGCGCACTGGGCCGTCGGCCTCCTCCTGCCATTCTGA
- the era gene encoding GTPase Era, whose translation MTDFPLTSQADEAQPNGAQTPSETPDTETPTAETHSGFVAIVGKPNVGKSTLLNAFLGTKVAPTSPRPQTTRRGVRGIYTTEDRQIVFVDTPGLHKPKDALGKYMNQEVHSALSDVDAIIWVVDLRRPPSDEDGLVARQVRDLPKPLFLVGNKTDAAKYPDEAMKLYRALLEGRTGATQGAMLSAQNNPAAVASLREQVLELLPENPFFFPDAGASDQSREQWAAEIIREEAMKKLREELPYTVATRVGSWTERQDGLVRIEGEIIVEKNAHKGMVIGAGGKQLREIGQAARKQLEVFLNRKVFLGLEVIVIPGWREDEEALRELGYE comes from the coding sequence ATGACCGACTTTCCCCTCACCTCCCAGGCCGACGAGGCCCAGCCCAACGGGGCGCAGACTCCCAGCGAGACGCCCGACACGGAGACACCCACTGCCGAGACACACAGCGGCTTCGTCGCCATCGTCGGCAAGCCCAACGTGGGTAAGAGCACGCTGCTCAACGCCTTCCTCGGCACCAAAGTTGCCCCGACCAGCCCGCGCCCGCAGACCACCCGCCGGGGCGTGCGCGGCATCTACACCACGGAGGACCGTCAGATCGTCTTCGTGGACACGCCGGGCCTCCACAAGCCCAAAGATGCCCTCGGCAAGTACATGAATCAGGAGGTCCACAGTGCGCTGAGCGACGTGGACGCGATCATCTGGGTCGTGGACCTGCGCCGCCCGCCGAGCGACGAGGACGGGCTGGTGGCCCGGCAGGTGCGCGATCTGCCCAAGCCCCTCTTCCTCGTGGGCAACAAGACGGACGCCGCCAAGTACCCCGACGAGGCGATGAAGCTCTACCGCGCGCTGCTGGAGGGCCGCACGGGCGCGACGCAAGGGGCCATGCTCAGCGCGCAGAACAACCCGGCGGCGGTCGCTTCGTTGCGCGAGCAGGTGCTGGAGCTGCTGCCGGAAAATCCCTTCTTCTTCCCGGACGCGGGAGCCTCCGACCAGAGCCGCGAGCAGTGGGCCGCCGAGATCATCCGCGAGGAGGCAATGAAGAAGCTGCGCGAGGAGCTGCCCTACACCGTCGCCACCCGCGTGGGCAGCTGGACCGAGCGGCAGGACGGCCTCGTGCGCATCGAGGGCGAGATCATCGTCGAGAAGAACGCCCACAAGGGCATGGTGATCGGCGCGGGCGGCAAGCAACTGCGCGAGATCGGGCAGGCCGCCCGCAAGCAGCTCGAAGTCTTCCTCAACCGCAAGGTCTTCCTCGGGCTGGAGGTCATCGTGATTCCCGGCTGGCGCGAGGACGAGGAGGCGCTTCGGGAACTGGGGTACGAGTAA